In Deinococcus psychrotolerans, a genomic segment contains:
- a CDS encoding dienelactone hydrolase family protein, whose amino-acid sequence MTSPATELTGELISFASEDRTLEGYLVRPVARPDRSDSAPGMLVIHEIFGLTDEIRAVAERMAQAGYVALAVDLFANQNKAVCMAQMLGGVFADSLGHQGIRDTRAALGELAALSGVDASRLGAIGFCLGGSLAIALACTDQRVRAVAPYYGFNPRPLEAVRRACPVVGSYPEKDITAGQGRALAAELEAAGVANDIKVYPGARHSFATPGPSFDGVASIDAWNRVMGFFDEHLVGG is encoded by the coding sequence ATGACAAGCCCCGCTACCGAGTTGACCGGAGAGCTGATTTCATTTGCTTCAGAAGACCGCACCCTGGAAGGGTACTTGGTGCGCCCCGTAGCCCGACCAGACCGCAGCGACTCAGCGCCGGGGATGTTGGTCATACACGAAATCTTTGGCCTGACCGACGAGATCAGGGCGGTGGCCGAGCGTATGGCGCAGGCCGGTTACGTCGCGCTGGCGGTGGATTTGTTCGCCAATCAAAACAAAGCCGTCTGTATGGCGCAGATGCTCGGCGGGGTGTTCGCCGACAGCCTCGGCCATCAAGGAATACGGGATACCCGCGCCGCGCTGGGCGAACTGGCCGCACTATCCGGCGTGGACGCTTCACGCCTCGGTGCGATTGGCTTTTGCTTGGGCGGCAGCTTGGCTATCGCGCTGGCCTGCACCGATCAGCGGGTGAGGGCAGTTGCGCCCTATTACGGTTTCAACCCGCGCCCCCTGGAAGCGGTGCGCCGCGCTTGCCCGGTGGTGGGCAGCTACCCTGAAAAGGACATCACCGCTGGGCAGGGGAGGGCGCTGGCCGCCGAATTGGAAGCAGCGGGCGTCGCCAACGACATCAAAGTCTATCCGGGGGCGCGGCACTCGTTCGCCACACCCGGCCCCAGCTTTGACGGCGTAGCCAGCATCGACGCCTGGAATAGGGTGATGGGATTTTTCGACGAGCATCTCGTTGGCGGCTGA
- the udk gene encoding uridine kinase, with protein sequence MNKSLQRPFVIGVAGGSGSGKTTVTRRVIETVGASGVAVLWQDNYYRDQAEIPFETRVSTNYDHPAAFDWALLREHLDALLAGVPVDMPTYDFTHHTRAEETQTVLPAPVVVLEGFFALYDPDLLGKMHLKVFVDADPDVRFIRRLLRDTHERGRSQESVIQQYLEFVRPMHLSFVEPTKRHADVIIQHGGMNEPALDMLSARIRATLLE encoded by the coding sequence GTGAACAAGTCGCTTCAGCGCCCCTTCGTGATCGGGGTGGCGGGCGGGTCGGGCAGCGGAAAAACCACCGTGACCCGCCGGGTCATCGAAACAGTGGGTGCGTCGGGCGTCGCGGTGCTCTGGCAAGATAACTATTACCGCGACCAGGCCGAGATTCCTTTTGAAACGCGCGTCAGCACCAACTACGATCACCCCGCCGCCTTCGATTGGGCTTTGCTGCGTGAGCATCTGGACGCGCTGCTGGCCGGAGTACCGGTCGATATGCCGACCTACGATTTTACCCATCACACCCGTGCCGAAGAGACCCAGACCGTTTTGCCCGCGCCGGTGGTGGTGCTGGAAGGGTTTTTCGCGCTTTACGACCCCGATCTGCTCGGCAAGATGCACCTCAAAGTCTTCGTGGACGCCGACCCGGACGTGCGCTTCATTCGCCGGTTGCTGCGCGACACCCATGAGCGGGGCCGCAGCCAGGAAAGCGTGATTCAGCAGTATCTGGAGTTCGTGCGGCCTATGCACCTGAGCTTTGTCGAACCCACCAAGCGGCACGCCGACGTGATCATTCAGCACGGCGGCATGAACGAACCAGCGCTGGACATGCTCTCGGCGCGGATTCGGGCCACCCTGCTGGAGTAG
- a CDS encoding DUF1684 domain-containing protein, protein MAETASENWLSLLDWRRKMSDLYAEVRRLYASDPAAAHQLWQRVRNELFKSHPQSPLLMEAWADFAALPVWPYDPAYAFSSAVQTDLPPEQFTVQTSAGHAMPLIRVGRVNLHNQHHDLGKLDVYWIDVYGGGIFLPFRDAGSGQTHYGGGRYLLDTVKSADLGSLADGRMVLDFNFAYHPSCFYDPQWSCPLAPPQNKLAAEVRAGERL, encoded by the coding sequence ATGGCTGAAACTGCTTCCGAAAACTGGCTGAGCTTGCTGGACTGGCGCAGGAAAATGAGTGACCTCTACGCCGAGGTGCGCCGCCTGTATGCCAGCGACCCGGCCGCCGCCCATCAGCTTTGGCAGCGGGTACGCAATGAACTGTTCAAATCGCACCCGCAGTCGCCGCTGCTGATGGAGGCGTGGGCCGACTTCGCGGCGCTGCCAGTGTGGCCTTACGATCCGGCCTACGCTTTCAGTTCAGCCGTCCAAACCGATTTGCCGCCCGAACAGTTCACGGTGCAGACCTCGGCGGGCCATGCTATGCCACTGATTCGGGTGGGGCGCGTGAATCTGCACAACCAGCACCATGATCTGGGAAAGCTGGATGTCTACTGGATCGACGTGTACGGCGGCGGAATCTTTTTGCCATTTCGGGACGCGGGCAGCGGTCAGACCCATTACGGCGGTGGGCGCTACCTGCTGGACACCGTGAAAAGTGCCGATCTGGGTAGCCTGGCAGACGGAAGAATGGTGCTGGATTTCAACTTCGCCTATCATCCGTCCTGCTTTTACGATCCGCAGTGGAGCTGCCCGCTGGCCCCGCCGCAAAACAAACTGGCGGCAGAGGTGCGGGCAGGTGAGCGGCTCTGA
- a CDS encoding dienelactone hydrolase family protein translates to MPDDRQDLFRYVVEEFAEDYREGEMERREFLRRMTLLGGGALGARTLLTSLGIAGVSAAELAQAQAAPPQPDQASGAGMVDPQDPSIVVKPVTYEANGFTNLAYLARPVGGGNAPGVLVIHENKGLQPHIQDIARRLAKAGYVAMAPDLVSKIGGTAQYLDTARVSSYLAQTSGDEHVTNLLTALKVLEAQPGVQGVGAVGFCFGGGLTWRLSTAAPELKAAVAFYGPAPDLAKVPDIKAAVLGLYGGNDTRINSGIPALEAALKAAGTTYATKIYDGAGHAFNNDTGQGYVKAAADDAWAQTLSWFGKYLKQS, encoded by the coding sequence ATGCCCGATGACCGTCAGGATTTATTCCGCTATGTGGTTGAGGAATTCGCCGAAGATTACCGCGAGGGCGAAATGGAGCGCCGCGAGTTCTTGCGCCGGATGACCTTGCTGGGCGGCGGAGCGCTGGGAGCCAGAACGCTGCTGACCTCGCTGGGAATCGCAGGCGTGAGCGCCGCCGAACTGGCTCAGGCCCAAGCCGCGCCCCCGCAGCCGGATCAGGCCAGCGGCGCGGGCATGGTGGATCCGCAAGACCCGTCCATCGTGGTAAAGCCCGTGACCTACGAAGCCAACGGCTTTACCAACCTGGCGTATTTGGCCCGTCCGGTGGGCGGCGGCAACGCGCCCGGCGTGCTGGTAATCCACGAGAACAAGGGACTTCAGCCGCACATCCAAGACATTGCCCGCCGCCTCGCCAAAGCTGGTTACGTTGCGATGGCCCCCGATTTGGTTTCAAAGATTGGCGGCACCGCGCAGTATCTCGACACCGCCAGAGTGTCCAGTTACCTCGCCCAAACGTCCGGCGACGAACACGTGACCAACTTGCTGACGGCCCTCAAGGTGCTGGAAGCGCAACCCGGCGTGCAGGGCGTCGGCGCGGTGGGCTTTTGCTTTGGCGGCGGCCTGACGTGGCGTTTGTCGACGGCTGCACCCGAACTCAAAGCGGCGGTGGCCTTTTACGGCCCCGCGCCCGACCTCGCCAAAGTGCCGGACATCAAAGCGGCGGTGCTGGGCCTTTACGGTGGCAACGACACCCGTATCAATTCCGGAATCCCCGCACTGGAAGCGGCGCTCAAGGCCGCTGGAACGACCTATGCCACGAAGATTTACGACGGCGCAGGCCACGCCTTCAACAATGACACCGGCCAAGGCTACGTCAAAGCCGCCGCCGATGACGCTTGGGCGCAGACGCTGAGTTGGTTTGGCAAGTATCTGAAACAGAGCTGA
- a CDS encoding adenylosuccinate synthase — MPGIAIIGAQWGDEGKGKITDFLAPKADFVVRYQGGANAGHTVTAAGQTFKLNLLPSGVLHEQTVSVLGDGMVIDPEKFLAERQNLLDGGLSPELRISERAHLVLPHHKYVDGRKDFVGTTGRGIGPAYADRARRVGIRFGDLSDLSVLRERVERLMEAKPNSTAAAGWGSVSDALGYLLPIRDALVPFVADTGSQLRQAIKDGQNVLFEGAQATLLDLNYGTYPFVTSSHPSVGGILVGAGVSHKAINKVYGVAKAFNTRVGNGPFVTEVFGEMEQRLRGDGSQPWDEFGTTTGRARRVGWLDLALLKYAVEVNGLDGLVINKMDVLAGIPTLKVATEYDAAGLPVYREMAGWASTEGVDSRAGLPKEAQAYLDLIEDTVQCPVVIFSAGPAREQTYGSVSWE, encoded by the coding sequence ATGCCCGGAATTGCAATTATTGGCGCACAGTGGGGAGACGAGGGCAAAGGCAAGATCACCGATTTTCTAGCTCCCAAAGCAGACTTCGTGGTGCGCTATCAGGGCGGAGCCAATGCCGGACACACCGTGACCGCCGCAGGCCAGACCTTCAAACTCAATTTGCTGCCCAGCGGCGTGCTACATGAACAAACGGTCAGCGTACTGGGCGACGGCATGGTGATCGACCCCGAGAAATTCTTGGCCGAGCGTCAGAATCTGCTCGACGGCGGCCTGAGTCCCGAACTCCGCATCTCCGAACGCGCTCACCTGGTCTTGCCGCACCACAAATACGTGGACGGGCGCAAAGATTTTGTCGGCACCACCGGGCGCGGCATCGGCCCAGCCTACGCTGACCGGGCGCGGCGGGTGGGCATCCGCTTTGGCGATCTGAGTGATCTCAGCGTGCTGCGCGAGCGGGTTGAGCGACTCATGGAAGCCAAGCCCAACAGCACGGCGGCGGCGGGCTGGGGCAGCGTCAGTGACGCGCTGGGCTACCTGCTGCCGATCCGCGACGCGCTGGTGCCGTTCGTGGCCGATACCGGCTCTCAGCTCCGTCAGGCCATCAAGGACGGTCAGAACGTGCTGTTTGAAGGCGCTCAAGCGACCCTCCTCGACCTCAATTACGGCACCTATCCGTTCGTGACCAGCTCACACCCCAGCGTCGGCGGCATTTTGGTGGGCGCGGGGGTCAGTCACAAGGCCATCAATAAGGTCTACGGTGTCGCCAAGGCCTTCAACACTCGCGTCGGCAACGGCCCGTTTGTCACCGAGGTGTTCGGTGAAATGGAACAGCGGCTGCGCGGCGACGGTTCGCAGCCCTGGGACGAATTCGGCACCACCACCGGACGCGCCCGCAGAGTCGGCTGGCTCGACTTGGCGCTGCTCAAATACGCCGTGGAGGTCAACGGCTTAGACGGGCTGGTCATCAACAAAATGGACGTGCTGGCCGGCATTCCCACGCTCAAAGTCGCCACCGAGTACGACGCGGCGGGCCTTCCCGTCTACCGCGAGATGGCAGGCTGGGCCAGCACCGAGGGCGTGGACAGCCGCGCAGGCTTACCCAAAGAAGCCCAGGCCTACCTCGACCTGATCGAAGACACCGTGCAGTGTCCGGTGGTGATTTTCTCGGCGGGGCCAGCCCGTGAGCAGACCTACGGCTCGGTGAGCTGGGAGTAG
- a CDS encoding Glu/Leu/Phe/Val dehydrogenase family protein — MLMFDEMQQRGHEQVTLLSHVPSGLRAVLAIHSTVLGPAIAGCRLVMLDEDLVLKGALALSESMTLKAALTGLNYGGASCVLLSPDNLTSEEGSDAQGHAREALFRALGRQISHFGGRLILTEDVRVSGQDIAYVAQETNSTMGMNTDTAAATAYGVYRGIKAAARFTLGSESMRNVRVAILGVGTVGRLLAELLHREGARLLLSDTQAERAEALGSSLDNSQAMDTQSLLDAPCDILAPCAFGYSIRSQDVPRLQCRLIAGAEHHPLSRSSEELVREAGIAYIPDFAINGAGLIASAHNLTPEAAGEKIYGIVSRIAALAEQHHKPPHLVARKLAERRIELIGSLGRA, encoded by the coding sequence ATGCTGATGTTTGACGAGATGCAGCAGCGCGGACACGAACAAGTCACGCTGCTTTCGCATGTGCCCAGCGGGTTGCGGGCGGTGCTGGCCATTCACTCGACGGTGCTCGGCCCGGCCATCGCCGGATGCCGCTTGGTGATGCTCGATGAAGACTTGGTGCTCAAGGGAGCGCTGGCGCTGAGCGAGTCCATGACCCTCAAGGCGGCGCTGACGGGCCTGAATTACGGCGGCGCGTCGTGCGTGCTGCTCAGCCCCGACAACCTGACGAGCGAAGAAGGCAGTGACGCGCAGGGCCACGCCCGCGAAGCGTTGTTCCGGGCTTTGGGGCGGCAGATCAGCCATTTTGGTGGGCGGCTGATTCTCACCGAAGACGTGCGGGTTTCGGGTCAGGACATTGCTTATGTGGCGCAGGAAACCAACAGCACCATGGGCATGAACACCGACACCGCCGCCGCCACCGCTTACGGGGTCTATAGGGGCATCAAGGCAGCGGCCCGGTTTACCCTCGGCAGCGAGAGTATGCGTAATGTGCGCGTCGCCATCTTGGGCGTCGGCACGGTCGGGCGGCTGCTGGCCGAACTGCTCCACCGCGAGGGCGCTCGCCTGCTGCTCAGCGACACCCAAGCTGAGCGGGCCGAAGCGCTGGGCAGCAGCTTGGACAACAGTCAGGCCATGGACACCCAGAGCCTGCTCGACGCGCCCTGCGACATTCTCGCGCCGTGCGCCTTCGGCTACAGCATCCGCAGTCAAGACGTGCCGAGGTTGCAGTGCCGCCTCATCGCCGGAGCCGAGCACCACCCGCTCTCGCGCAGCAGCGAGGAGTTGGTGCGCGAAGCGGGCATCGCTTATATTCCCGACTTCGCCATCAACGGCGCGGGCCTGATCGCCTCGGCCCACAACCTCACGCCGGAAGCCGCCGGAGAAAAAATCTACGGCATCGTCTCGCGCATCGCGGCGCTGGCCGAGCAGCACCACAAGCCGCCGCATTTGGTGGCCCGCAAACTGGCCGAGCGCCGCATCGAACTGATCGGCTCACTCGGACGGGCGTGA
- a CDS encoding E3 binding domain-containing protein, which produces METIAPLAKVLAEANGIEWRSLHGTGNAGMITETDILGYLARVMSGEEDAPTTPVDPMPSPAELAVYSSPEMLSRAGVEPELAEFLKAQQDQIQHVQTHEVVAPPVPSMSAPDIAVPDIAVPSVSMPSAAMSDLAAPDLVVPEVTAAEIVLEPVVAAPVTPEPTAPTPAFEVPLAAEDDLAEPAFIHTPAPAPEDEFELEEEPVEAEAPVPQAQPVMPPPLPQAPAKPASGGLLSGLLSSLYRRNDSPTPQTPAQPTPTQPVAATPAVNLPEVVKPAVVKPEVKLPELGVPPAAALALPEPELAVHADVVPPISTESSAEERVLPPAPVLGEVIVPDIAQPIDTAKPSDTAEPAPFVPSEPEVAPMPAPQMPSVAAITVPAAAWAGTYLRREVELSAMQSAREQLSDLVGDLPLTLMLARAAQRHLGLLNLSSVAVANVSGQALDADLSGDLRSGIKALSDAKPAGSADLLILDAGELDLDDLHYPHAVTLSLGRVQNGKSALSLNGDLDVQQAARFLAEVSALLAAPVKLLV; this is translated from the coding sequence ATGGAGACAATTGCGCCGCTGGCAAAAGTTCTAGCCGAGGCAAACGGAATCGAGTGGCGTTCGCTGCACGGTACAGGCAACGCCGGAATGATCACCGAAACCGATATTTTGGGTTACTTGGCCCGCGTCATGAGCGGAGAAGAAGACGCGCCGACGACCCCAGTCGATCCGATGCCCTCGCCTGCCGAGTTGGCGGTGTATTCATCGCCAGAAATGCTCAGCCGCGCCGGAGTCGAGCCGGAATTGGCCGAGTTTCTCAAGGCCCAGCAAGATCAGATTCAGCACGTCCAAACTCACGAAGTGGTGGCCCCGCCCGTGCCCAGCATGTCTGCACCTGATATTGCCGTTCCCGATATTGCTGTGCCGAGTGTGTCGATGCCCAGCGCCGCCATGTCCGATTTGGCCGCGCCTGATTTGGTGGTGCCTGAAGTGACGGCGGCAGAAATCGTGCTGGAACCGGTTGTGGCAGCCCCCGTCACCCCAGAGCCCACCGCGCCAACGCCCGCCTTTGAAGTGCCGCTCGCTGCCGAAGACGACCTCGCTGAGCCTGCGTTCATCCACACGCCGGCTCCCGCACCAGAAGATGAGTTCGAGCTGGAAGAAGAACCCGTGGAAGCCGAAGCTCCTGTGCCGCAAGCGCAGCCAGTGATGCCGCCTCCCCTGCCCCAAGCGCCTGCCAAGCCCGCTTCCGGCGGCCTGCTCAGCGGCCTGCTGTCGAGCTTGTACCGCCGCAACGACTCGCCCACTCCTCAAACGCCGGCCCAGCCCACACCGACTCAGCCGGTTGCCGCGACGCCTGCGGTCAACTTGCCGGAAGTGGTCAAACCCGCAGTCGTCAAGCCTGAAGTGAAGCTGCCCGAACTCGGCGTGCCGCCTGCCGCCGCCTTGGCGCTGCCGGAACCCGAACTGGCCGTACACGCCGACGTGGTGCCGCCGATCAGCACCGAGAGCAGTGCCGAAGAGCGCGTCCTGCCGCCTGCCCCCGTACTTGGCGAAGTCATCGTGCCCGATATCGCGCAGCCAATCGACACGGCGAAGCCATCAGACACCGCCGAGCCCGCTCCATTCGTGCCCAGCGAACCCGAAGTCGCGCCGATGCCTGCGCCGCAGATGCCGTCTGTTGCGGCCATCACCGTGCCCGCTGCTGCTTGGGCCGGAACCTACCTGCGCCGCGAGGTGGAGTTGAGCGCCATGCAAAGCGCCCGCGAGCAACTCAGCGATCTGGTCGGCGACTTGCCGCTCACCCTGATGCTGGCCCGCGCCGCTCAGCGCCACCTCGGCCTGCTGAACCTTTCCAGCGTGGCAGTAGCCAATGTGAGCGGTCAAGCGCTGGACGCCGATCTCAGCGGCGATCTCCGCAGCGGCATCAAGGCCCTTTCGGATGCCAAACCTGCTGGCTCAGCTGATCTGCTGATTCTCGACGCTGGCGAACTCGACCTCGACGACCTGCACTACCCGCACGCCGTCACGCTGTCGCTGGGCCGCGTTCAAAACGGCAAGTCGGCCCTGAGCCTCAACGGCGACTTGGACGTGCAGCAGGCCGCCCGCTTCCTCGCTGAAGTCTCGGCGCTGCTGGCCGCACCGGTCAAGCTGCTGGTGTAG
- the folE gene encoding GTP cyclohydrolase I FolE produces MTTSPIIRADNERLEVPGVAALTHDWLAAIGEDPDREGLLKTPQRVARAWGFLTGGYQLTLGEAAGDAVFEAEGSEMVIVKDIEFYSMCEHHMLPFYGRAHIAYIPDGKILGLSKFARIVDLYARRLQVQERITTQVAEAVEELLAPKGVAVLLEGTHLCMAMRGVQKQNSSTTTSAMRGSFRDDPRTRGEFMSAVQQTFKNR; encoded by the coding sequence TTGACCACCTCTCCCATTATTCGTGCCGATAACGAACGCCTTGAAGTGCCGGGCGTCGCGGCGCTCACCCACGATTGGCTCGCGGCAATTGGCGAAGACCCAGACCGCGAGGGCCTGCTGAAAACTCCTCAGCGGGTGGCCCGCGCTTGGGGCTTTTTGACCGGCGGCTATCAACTGACTTTGGGTGAGGCTGCTGGGGACGCCGTGTTTGAAGCGGAGGGCTCAGAGATGGTGATCGTCAAAGACATCGAGTTCTATTCGATGTGCGAGCACCACATGCTGCCCTTTTATGGCCGCGCCCACATCGCCTACATCCCAGACGGCAAAATTTTGGGTCTGAGCAAATTTGCCCGCATCGTAGATTTGTATGCCCGCCGCCTGCAGGTGCAGGAGCGCATCACCACGCAGGTTGCCGAAGCAGTAGAAGAATTGCTGGCCCCCAAGGGCGTGGCGGTGCTGCTGGAAGGCACTCACCTGTGCATGGCCATGCGCGGCGTGCAAAAGCAGAATTCCTCAACCACCACCTCAGCCATGCGCGGATCCTTCAGGGATGACCCCCGCACACGCGGCGAGTTCATGAGCGCCGTGCAGCAGACCTTCAAAAACCGCTGA
- a CDS encoding GNAT family N-acetyltransferase has protein sequence MTAPAPASSLPTLFTPRLKLYPLTHDIVVRQLTGKPFTLDLPELGPVEFDTEWPGDAFAIFASLAQDTQSSGGWVMVYAGEAAGMIGPKGVLWGAVEIGYGLRPQNWRQGLATEAVQAVTAWLLTLEHVRRVTAETAVGNLASAKVLTKAGFVETGRGHSEEDGDLRLWERRT, from the coding sequence CTGAAGCTGTATCCGCTCACGCACGACATCGTGGTGCGGCAGCTTACGGGAAAGCCGTTCACGCTGGACTTGCCGGAACTCGGCCCAGTCGAGTTTGATACCGAGTGGCCCGGCGACGCCTTTGCCATCTTCGCGTCGCTGGCCCAGGACACGCAGAGTTCGGGCGGTTGGGTGATGGTTTATGCGGGCGAGGCGGCAGGCATGATCGGCCCCAAAGGGGTGCTGTGGGGCGCGGTGGAAATCGGTTACGGACTGCGGCCCCAGAATTGGCGGCAGGGGCTGGCCACCGAAGCGGTGCAGGCCGTAACCGCTTGGCTGCTGACGCTGGAACACGTCCGGCGCGTCACCGCCGAAACCGCTGTGGGCAATCTGGCCAGCGCAAAAGTCCTTACGAAAGCGGGCTTTGTAGAAACAGGGCGCGGCCACAGTGAAGAAGACGGCGACTTGCGGCTGTGGGAGCGGCGCACCTGA